The genome window TGTAGTGGGATCCGGAGTAGTGGTAGGATCAGGTGTTGTAGTTGGATCAGGTGTTGTAGTTAGATCAggtgttgtagttggatctggtgttgtagttggatctggtgttgtagttggatccggagtagtggtaggatctgatgttgtagttggatctggtgttgtagttggatccggagtagtggtaggatctggtgttgtagttggatcaggtgttgtagttggatccGGAGTAGTGGTTGGATCCGGTGTGGTGGTTGGATCCGGAGTAGTGGTAGGatctggtgttgtagttggatctggtgttgtagttggatcAGGTGTAGTGGTTGGATCCGGAGTAGTGGTTGGATCCGGAGTAGTGGTAGGatctggtgttgtagttgggtccggagtagtggtaggatcaggtgttgtagttggatccggagtagtggtaggatctggtgttgtagttggatccggagtagtggttggatccggagtagtggttggatccggagtagtggtaggatctggtgttgtagttggatcAGGTGTAGTGGTTGGATCCGGAGTAGTGGTTGGATCCGGAGTAGTGGTAGGatctggtgttgtagttggatctggtgttgtagttggatccGGAGTAGTGGTTGGATCCGGAGTTGTGGTTGGATCCGGAGTAGTGGTTGGATTCGGAGTAGTGGTAGGatctggtgttgtagttggatctggtgttgtagttggatccggagtagtggtaggatctggtgttgtagttggatccggagtagtggtaggatctggtgttgtagttggatccGGAGTAGTGGTTGGATCCGGAGTCGTGGTTGAATCCGGAGTAGTGGTAGGatctggtgttgtagttggatctggtgttgtagttggatcaggtgttgtagttggatctGGTGTAGTTGTTGGatctggtgttgtagttggatctggtgttgtagttggatctGGTGTAGTTGTTGGATCTGGTGTTGTAGTCGGatctggtgttgtagttggatcAGGTGTAGTGGTAGGatctggtgttgtagttggatccggagtagtggtaggatctggtgttgtagttggatctggtgttgtagttggatctggtgttgtagttggatctGGTGTAGTTGTTGGatctggtgttgtagttggatctggtgttgtagttggatcAGGTGTAGTGGTAGGatctggtgttgtagttggatccggagtagtggtaggatctggtgttgtagttggatctggtgttgtagttggatcaggtgttgtagttggatctGGTGTAGTTGTTGGATCTGGTGTTGTAGTCGGATCTGGTGTTGTAGTCGGATCTGGTTTGTCGTCATAGAGAGGACATAAACTTTCATCCATACCCGGAGGTATGTAGCGGAATGAGTCCACTAAAACAATAGAATCTGGATGCGCCATGCCCATGATggatacctgaaacaaaaaaaaaagaagtttgtTGTGTGTTTGTCTTAAAACGTAAAAGTTGATCTTTTGAATGTAGGTGCATCTGTCGAATCagaataacattattaatatcCTTCAATTAGTCTTAGAAGTTGTATTTCGCACCACAGTAGTTTCCAACGTGtgaaattcatttattcatccGTTCTTTTATTAAACTGTCAAAAACGGTTACTATCCATGCAATATATGAATGAAAACGCGAGCTATAGCGTCACGGTTTTCTTTACATCAAACTGTACACTTATTTGGCTTatattatcatttaaaaaaaatccagtgATCATTCCATTAAACAGATTAATGAAAGTGAGATTATATATAAGTAGAATAAATGAATGATCTAGTCAACTACTCAATTGTTGCAAAAGAAAATGCAAGGCAACATAATTATGTTGCATCCAATATATCCATAGCATCCAATTTAGCTTTTGTTGCTCTAGTACATACGTAGTTTTACAAATACATATCTGATAACAGCATCATCATAGGTTTGCATCAGTAAATAGAATGTGTTGGGACACAGAGGTACCATTTGCATTTATTAAAATCCTTGCGACGGCTGCCAACGCATGAACTTGTTATCGCTGATATGAGTGACATTCTTTATTATCActtatgataaaaaaatgataccatcaaaggaaaaaaaaatagtgcatAAAACGTTGAATTTGACCCTGAATAACATATTTAGTCTTAAATCTGGaagaataattataatttctttataACCTTACTTTTAGCAGTTTGATTATGTCACACTGCTGTTGTTTATCAATAATGAAATCAACATTTACGGTAAACAACCTGAACATAATTATGATACTCACGTAGCCGTCATAAGGAGACAAACCACTCACAGCCATGGTCAATGTCCTCCACTGGCTCTGAAAGCCAGGTTCTTGCGGCGAATTCGAAACCATACCTACTACTTTATCTCCATCGTCTTCATCTACTTCCATGGCGAAACCCATGATCACATCCTGCATGTCCGTTACCTCCATATAAATCTTTATGTCAATCCTACCTCCGGGGACCATGGGAAAAATGAATGATGACACACAACTGCTGACTGTTTGAGGAGCAATAAAAGAGGTACTGCTTGAATGTTGCCCAGTCAAGGTCAAATCTTCATATCGTCCCATTTCCCAGAACAACGAGCCGATACACTGCCCTCTACTCGTAAACCGATCGTAGAAGTCGCCTTCTTCAAACGTATACCTCATACAGGAATCGCTGATAGCGTAAGGCACTAAAACTATTATTACAAACACTTTGTCAATCATTTTGTCTTAAGACAAGTAGCACTTACACCGAATGGCAACCAAATCTCTATAATTCAAATTTCTCGTTTGACTCAAATACGTATCTTAATTATTCATAATGGATATGGATAAGATAGCATTTTTTAATAGGTAAACGATAATTTTGTACGCAAGTGTTTATCTTGACATTCCTATTGTATGAACCCAAATATCCGACGGGTTTGTTTACACTATGACTTTTAAATATTCTAAGTCCCAGTGCATAGAAAGTAAATATATTCTCCCTGAACGTTATAATATCATTTTGATATTGTTTAgtctcaaaataattatttaccacTGCATCCCGCGTTTACACCTACGTCCCTGAGGAATTAACTCCGGCAAGCTGGGTAAAAAATAGCATTTGCCCTTTTTCAggttttaaattggttcagtactTTTAGTGTAAAAGCATGGTAGACAGACAGCTTGATGGCCACAGAGGTTGACGGGGCCCGCCTTtgaacatctggcgggccaatacctgtcgagggtgcggaagaatgctttggcgatacccgtgccctcgacaataggtaatagaaggcaacactgggtgggtttttagccggtaagagtccggcacaccccctccaccgaccccaggtggagggacgtccatgaggattttccccctgccaaaaaaaaaaatggtagacAGACAGTTACGTCCAAACCCTCTCCAAATccttactatataatattataattttgactTGGACAGTATTACCTACTACGCAAAAACATACGTAACTATTGCTCCAAAGATCGTAAATTATTTCTGATAAAATCTTCtaaactaagtatattttgttttaatcatattaaaaaaaaaaacaaacaaacaaacagtacaataaagtttatttatattgctcAGATACTTTcaaaaatgataatattttaatgcataCGATGATAAAATTCGAtaatactaaattaataaacaggTACCTAATAAGAATATAAGTGGCAgttgtaaaataatacaattaatttaCAGAAATAAGTAAAAGTATAAAAAGTCAGGTGTATTTTTGAGGTGATTTTAtccatgtttatttaatttaccacCGACCCTCACTGAGCTGGCTACAAGACTTCCCTCACTGAATAACAGGAGAACTACCTCATATGGACACTAGACATCTCATTGATTGTTTAGCAACATCGAACAAACCTACAAGTCTGGTTATCAATAGGATGTGTTCGCACCACTACGGGATGTTCAAATAAGTGGACTGTATATTGTTGATAGGCGCGGTTTATTGCCGTTCTAATTACAATAATCAAAGATCTCGCGGACAAACAATTAATATATTATGAGCGAATGTCGACCGTCGTCGGTGGTGTCCGTGAGCGCAAGACTGGTCTATGCCCCTCTCGCCCGGCGCCCCCCTCGCTGCACCGCTCGCCGCTGCGTCGCTCGCCACGATGACTCAGAAGCGAGTAGGCGGCCCCTAGCGCCCTTTGCCGAAGGTATGTTGGGTTTGATTTCCAACAGGATGTATAGCCGGAACATCACTGTaggtaatattgaaatattgcaAATTGCAATATGCCTTGTAATGTTTCCAGACGCAGTCTGTGTTAAAGATAAACACTTTTTGTGAGTCACCGATAAACTTCTGTTTGAATTCACTGAGGCCCAAGCCATCGACGACATAGTATACATATACGTtcgttattataaaaacaactgttttctttaaaacttGAACGAAACAATCACAGTAAACAGTGGTTTTCAGAAAAGAAAACGTTTCTGTTGTCAGTGAATTTTTGCCCATATGTATTAACTATTAAGTTGTTAATTTCAATTAGACTGTAGGTACTACGTATTGGTCTgggatttaaaagtaaaaccgTAAAGTGTAAATTGACTGCAACATGCTTTTATTAAGATATGAGTAAAAGATAATTTTGCAATATAATTTCTAATCTATCAGTGTATACGTGAGAACGCGAAAAGTCAGTGGTTAAAGGTCATAcccatgaaataaaatgtattataaatgAAGGTTTGATATCATATTTAGGTACTATTTACGAATTGTGGACCTGCACTTTAAACTACATCGGGGTGCCATCTTGACCATAAACAATGATATTTTTTCTGTCTTATATTGTATCTTTTCTGAAACTGTTATAATATCTTGGGGAAGTATTTCCACATGTGATGCCTTATTAAAACATTCATTTATTTGGAAATTCAATGTTATGCTCATAAACGTGCCGAGTCTCCTAGTTATCAGCCAAGATATAAGGTGCAATTTATCGGTAACCGGTATAACCAGGCCTTAGTGCTAtatctataatttatttgtttgtaaggTTGTTTTGAAGAGAAAacgaattaatattaattaccaaATGGTTAATTACCTGATTGGGTTTAACTAGCAACTCTGCCAGATGCTGCCTAGGATGTCATTTTGAAAGTCTGAACTAACCTTCTCAGGAAGTAGGTGAAACCACTTGGATCAACTAtatgttaagttttattttaccaGGAAAATAATCTAAGAATAGCTATAGTATGTATAATTttcgatttttatttacattataataactttgttgataaaaatatttttatttcctacATAAAACTCCATTtatattgaaatgtatttttaaaatattatctgaTAATCAGTTAAATCCACGAGATAACAGTTAAatcaatgttaaaattaattaatagatgACTATAATGTGATAAACAGTcagtatctttttttttttttttccgacgtcaaaaatcatcaaatgacccctcccgctgtgggttagcagcggtgagggagtgtcagactcttactgactaaaaaccgtcgtgttccgtcataggccttttatgtaccagggccgcggtatctctttcgaacaacccgcagccccggcaggccttggccctgctgggccccgctgaacAGTCAGTATCTTGAGTGCATTAAACTTGTTTGTgacttttaattaataacaatttaaatattgataGCTAAACAACACACAGTCACCTTTATTACGGTCTACTAGATGTTTCCCAAGATTTCAGCCAAATGCTGAGGAAACTTCTTCGTGCACATGGATACAAATAGGCTTGCAATAGTCGTCAAGGAACAAGGAacgtcgttcacaatcacattaaatgaaatgtgttaatatactggttaatatatgtcgattaactcaaagaaaaaagaaaaatatgtaaaaaaaaagatttgtcTGAGCGATTCCGCCAAAATCTATGTGTTTGAACGCAGCATGGCGcctaattattaattatattgtttttgtttgttgcacTGCAATTATATGTaagtaaaatataacattaaatgCTATATCTTATCATTTTTGTGACAGATAAATCGGATTCTTTGCGATTTCAATTAAATCATTCTTGCATAATACGtttgtaaaaaaatgattaattttatcaaGAACTTAGTGCGAAAATTCTAAGAATATTATATCGCACTGCTACAGTTGTTCGTAGAAAAGATCATTGTTGTCATGAGGATCAGGTAATCTGTAAAGACGtattttatgacaaaaaaattatatccaacaaaaatatgtaaaatatgtagAGCAGGCAAACATTGGTACAGGTAATAGTTACAAGCACAAATTTTGGTAGTCAGAAGTGCATTCAAGAGTATGAAAAGCGATACCAAATAGTCCGAGTCTCATGAAGCTACACACTGTTATACATATAGCCAATATTTCAGTTTGGAACGGATGCGAGACATGAACAGTTAAAGATCTCTGGAAATGTATAGAAGCATTTGGTATAttatattacttagtttttacTAGCTTGTCCTGAGTTTAGTTATACCCGAAGACTTTACAGGTTAAGCGGTTCTAAAGCGTACCTGTAGGGAGTAGGACCTATAGAACACTATCAGACACCGAAGAGTTTCGTATCATATCTAAGACTCATGGACGCATTTAAACCTCATGATGGCGACCACATTAGCGGGCAAAAAAATGtcgattgaataaaaaaaatcgtgaaCAACATTAGAAAATGGACAGAAATCTCTAATGTTTCGCCTtgccataccaaaaaatatGAGGACCTGACTGCCAACCTTCGCTAAAGAGCTTCAGATAGGCTCCTTGAGAAGAATATAAGTTAAATCAGTCATTGATAATCCAGGATAGGAGGGGACCATATGGTCCAGGAATGCTTATCGtggctaaaatattacttgcaTGGCACACAAATTTTGTAGGCAAATAGGATCTCATTCATAGTCCGACAACTTATTTAGGTATTGGAACTTATCTTTGTCCTTGAACTTGAAAGTTAAAGTATAGCCCATATGGATCTCATTCCCAATTTAAAGACGCTGTAGGCCAAAAATTCTAGCACTATTTAAGTAGATCAATCTCAAGCGATTGCGATTCTTCTGAGCAATAGCTAAACATGCCTTTGAAACACTTTCAATGAAAAGTTTCTAAGCAGCAGCTTTGCTCGCTTATTCACCACACGTCTATTGAATAACTATACTGTATACTCAACCATTTCGTCATTGGATTACTAAGCAATCTGTGCTTTATTAGCATATTAATCCCCCtatcatattataataattgttaatgATGTATTTACCGTTAGAATTTTCTGCATTGTCATCTTTATCAAAGGCCTGTAAGCCTTGCATTAATCATCAGTGATAACTATAAATTAGTTTGGGACTTGATTTGTTCTGTTTCCCtctaacataacattttataacacaaCCTGTTTATCTGTTTGAAATATCATATGATTCTTGTTTTTTTCGTAGGATGACATTAAGTGCCACACTACACCGCTCCCGCTGTGGaggcagcgtgagggagtgtcagactcttactgaccaaaaacctttgttccttctggagcccttaaTGTACTGAG of Helicoverpa zea isolate HzStark_Cry1AcR chromosome 15, ilHelZeax1.1, whole genome shotgun sequence contains these proteins:
- the LOC124637206 gene encoding mucin-2-like, with the protein product MIDKVFVIIVLVPYAISDSCMRYTFEEGDFYDRFTSRGQCIGSLFWEMGRYEDLTLTGQHSSSTSFIAPQTVSSCVSSFIFPMVPGGRIDIKIYMEVTDMQDVIMGFAMEVDEDDGDKVVGMVSNSPQEPGFQSQWRTLTMAVSGLSPYDGYVSIMGMAHPDSIVLVDSFRYIPPGMDESLCPLYDDKPDPTTTPDPTTTPDPTTTPDPTTTPDPTTTPDPTTTPDPTTTPDPTTTPDPTTTPDPTTTPDPTTTPDPTTTPDPTTTPDPTTTPDPTTTPDPTTTPDPTTTPDPTTTPDPTTTPDPTTTPDPTTTPDPTTTPDPTTTPDPTTTPDPTTTPDPTTTPDPTTTPDPTTTPDSTTTPDPTTTPDPTTTPDPTTTPDPTTTPDPTTTPDPTTTPDPTTTPDPTTTPNPTTTPDPTTTPDPTTTPDPTTTPDPTTTPDPTTTPDPTTTPDPTTTPDPTTTPDPTTTPDPTTTPDPTTTPDPTTTPDPTTTPDPTTTPDPTTTPDPTTTPDPTTTPDPTTTPDPTTTPDPTTTPDPTTTPDPTTTPDPTTTPDPTTTPDPTTTPDPTTTPDPTTTPDPTTTPDPTTTSDPTTTPDPTTTPDPTTTPDPTTTPDLTTTPDPTTTPDPTTTPDPTTTPDPTTTPDPTTTPDPTTTPDPTTTPDPTTTPDPTTTPDPTTTPDPTTTPDPTTTPDPTTTPDPTTTPDPTTTPDPTSTPDPTTTPDPTTTPDPTTTPDPTTTSDPTTTPDPTTTPDPTTTPDPTTTPDPTTTPDPTTTPDPTTTPDPTTTPDPTITPDPTTTPDPTTTPDPTTTPDPTTTPDPTTTPDPTTTPDPTTTPDPTTTPDPTTTPDPTTTPDPTTTPDPTTTPDPTTTPDPTTTPDPTTTPDPTTTPDPTTTPDPTTTPESNYNTRSYHYSGSNYPTTTPDPTIAPDPTTTPDPTTAPDPTSTPDPTATSDPTTLDPTTTPDPTATDDLATTPDPTTTSGPTTTQDPAATQDPTTLDPTTTPDPVTTENPSIPVVSRGFWNPFTITMVVVLSLIALVIICYIFYEIGRRRAKAAAAAVIIDDLNYEDLPSTYRVPRVRNVIPDVNTNPYSRSSAYIP